The Thermodesulfatator atlanticus DSM 21156 DNA window AGGCTTCCAAGGCGGGAGACGGCAACACTTTTGGTTGATGGCAAACCCGTTGGCCTTACGCGTTTTGTTTCAAGGGCCCTGGTAGAAAGTCTAAAGGGTTTTTTGCGCACCTTAAGGGGGGTAAAAAACCCTGAAATTATTGAATTAAGGATTGAGCTCCCGAAAGACAAGAGCTAACGCCTCAGCCAGCCGCCTTATCTCCCATTGGGCTTTGGGATGGATCCGTTTTTCGACAAAATCCTCCCACACAAAATAAGGCCCTGTGGCAAGAACGGTTGTGGCTGAGCCTTGAGGCGTAACAAAACGTGCGTCTTCTTTTTTTATGCCTCGGGAAACAAGCCCTTGGTAAAGCTCAAGGCCTTTTTCAATCTGACTTTCGTATAAATTGTTTGCTTCTTCGTCAAAAGAGGGGGGAAAAACGAACTGGTCCACCTGAGTGTAGCGGTGTGAACGCTGGTTAAAGTTAAGCCAGGTGTGCCGCACATACTGGTGCGAAAAAAGCCTGCTGAATCCTTCCACCACCACTGCAAGCCAGCCAAAAGGTGCTGTTTCTTTGGGAGCAACATCTATCACAAAGACTTCGGGCTCAGCTTTTATGCCTTGAGGTTCAGGAAGCCCCTTTTCAAGCAGCTCGCTTAAAGCACCCTTGGCGCAAAGAGTTGCTTTGCCTTCGGGGAACTTTACGTGGAAAAACTTGAAATTTTGCCACTTTTGACTGGCCTCATAAGAGGCTTCCACAATAGCCATAAAGGTTTCGTCATCATAGACTTCAGCAAAATGGCGCAAGTTAAGGCACAAGGCATTGTCTTTTGGTGAGCACCAGGCTTTGTAAAGCACCTGTGCCAGGCGAGCCGCCTTTTCTTCTGGAAAAGAAGTGTTTACCACCAGAGGCGAATGGGCAAACACACTGGCATGCCCTGAGCGTTTCAAACGGCTTAAGAAGGCCAGGAATTCTTCTTTTTGGCGGAAACGCTCTTCAGCAAAAAGATTAAGGGGCCTTGAAGAGGCGTAGCAAATCCGGGCTCCAAGAAAACTGAGAAAAAGGGTATCCCTGAAAAGGGCTTTATCTTCTGATAAAAGCTCATCAAAGAAATCCCTGGCAAGGGTCAGAAAGTTTTGGCGATAAGCTTCAAGGGAAATCATTTGGAGTGATAACCTCCTGTGCTACCAAATCCACCCCTTGAATCATCACAAGGGGGGGCAGAGACTTCCTCAAGGGTGACGTCAGTAAGGGCCTTTAAAAAAAGAAGCTGCGCTATACGCTCACCAGCCTTAACAACTGCTGGCTCCTTTCCCAGGTTCACCACCAGTATTTTGAGTTCGTCCTGGCTTCCACAGTAGTCAAAGTCGATAATACCCGCGGAGTGCGGGAAAATTAGCTTTTTTTTGCGAAAAAGAGAAG harbors:
- a CDS encoding dUTP diphosphatase, which codes for MIKVWRKDPRAKLPEKASPGAVAWDLFALEDCEIAPGEFFMIPTGLVIKAEKPYAMFVFPRSSLFRKKKLIFPHSAGIIDFDYCGSQDELKILVVNLGKEPAVVKAGERIAQLLFLKALTDVTLEEVSAPPCDDSRGGFGSTGGYHSK
- a CDS encoding FAD-dependent thymidylate synthase yields the protein MISLEAYRQNFLTLARDFFDELLSEDKALFRDTLFLSFLGARICYASSRPLNLFAEERFRQKEEFLAFLSRLKRSGHASVFAHSPLVVNTSFPEEKAARLAQVLYKAWCSPKDNALCLNLRHFAEVYDDETFMAIVEASYEASQKWQNFKFFHVKFPEGKATLCAKGALSELLEKGLPEPQGIKAEPEVFVIDVAPKETAPFGWLAVVVEGFSRLFSHQYVRHTWLNFNQRSHRYTQVDQFVFPPSFDEEANNLYESQIEKGLELYQGLVSRGIKKEDARFVTPQGSATTVLATGPYFVWEDFVEKRIHPKAQWEIRRLAEALALVFRELNP